The genomic interval TATTTGGCAATACGATTATCATCTGTGCCCTAACAAAGACAACTCGTGCCTTATCTCCTTCGCAAATACTGCTGCTTGGTTTGGCTTTCTCCGATCTAGGTGTTGGCTTAGTCGTACAGCCCTTGTACATCTCCATGATATTTGAGATGCTCCGAAGTGATTCTTCTTCTCCGGATGACCCTGAGTGCAAAACCAAGATTGCTTTTCTGGTTGTAGGAACTTTTCTTACTGGCGTTTCTTTCTTCGTCGTTTCCGCGATCAGTTTTGATCGCTTCCTCGCTATCAGCCTGCATCTTCGTTACAGGGAAATTGTAACAGAAAAGAGAGTAAGCATTACTCTGACCGTTCTCTGGATGCTCAGCGCAGTTGCAGCTCTTGGTTACCTGTTCATGGGAGATGTTAACCGAGAGGCAGTGTCCAGCACATTTGcgataatatttttcatcacaaCCACCATAACTTTTGCAAGAATCTACCTCGCTGTCCGCAAACATCATTTGAAGATAAAATCTCAAGAAAAAACGGCAAGtgaaaattgcaaagaattagCGCTGAGCAAAAGAAAGCTTAAATCGGCCGTCAACATCTTGTATGTTTACATCGTGTTCACCGCTTGTTATCTTCCCTATACAGGTACAATGCTGATCATAGTAACGTCTGAGCACGGATTATTTCTGAAAGgaatgtttcagttttcactgACATTAGCATTTTTGAATTCGTCCTTGAATCCCATCTTATACTGCTGGCGGATGAGAGAGATACGGAGATATGTTTTAGAAATTCTCGAGAAATTCCTGCCATGTTTACAAATGGATCAAGGCACTGAAATCCCAAAGGAGAAGAAATTATCAATCCTCAGCTCCTCTCATTTCAAAAAAGACCAGTCTACAAATACTCGTGCAAGTCAAGTTAACTAAACGAAGTATTCGTCATCAAATGATCAAAGAGGATTTTTGAGAGGCACTTATTCGACAAATAGACATTTTTCACCGATAGACTCGATGTCGAtatggaaaattggaaaaaaatcttcaaattgGACAGATGCTTCATGGAAGGACATAGGAggagtttaattcattttaagtGTTTATAGCGCACGGGGTTACATTTAGATGACGTATGTAATTGCCAAATTACAACTTGTCCAACCTAAATGTCTTTCTATTCAGAAAATCTCGTCAAGAGGGCTACGGAAAAGAATGTATCAAAAGAAGAAGCGGTTGTTAAGTGCTAGCTTAACAACCTCATAGCCAGCcactttttatcatttttctgtgAAGAAGGAGATTATTACAATTATTCCATCTTAAAACCCGCCACTAGCCTTTGGCATTTTCAGATGAAAGTCATTTGCATAAAAGTTATGGTCTGATCAGTAGGAAGTCATCCTCTGTAagtcttttgaaaaaatgtcaTATGGTGGCGTTTCCGCGAATGCGAATTTGAGCGCTATGTCGGAGGGATGCAGATTAGTTGATGTCGATCAAAAacaccttccttttttttttttcaatttattctttcttctctttcgctGAGGAAATCTGAGTGCTCAGCAAGTTATGATGTACACAGTCTTTTACCCTTTTGCTTGAAACGCAACTTTTTCAATTTGACATCAGATTGTTGAGAAAATCTTCCCTCACGATGTTTCTACCATTTGTTTCCAAACTGGTGATCACCTGTAGCAGTCAAACCGGGCGCTGAAGAAGAATTTTTCCCCATtgtgattaattttgttttgcaaaaatttccgaaagaaaaaaaaggtaagattCATAAAAAGCTCCGTAGTGCTTATGTAATTTCCTAACCTAGTCTATACGGTCCTTATCATAGTTATAGCCCTTATTTTAGACTTCTCGTCTTTCATTAGGGAAAACTCTAACATCATATTGAGATTATTGAAGCAAAACGTAGTTCAGGCTTACATTAGCGATGTTCTCCTTCGAGTTTCATTGAGAACTGTCAAGACCAACAGAACTGCCGTCGGCTTGAAACCTTTACcttcaaaattatgaa from Pocillopora verrucosa isolate sample1 chromosome 14, ASM3666991v2, whole genome shotgun sequence carries:
- the LOC131797511 gene encoding adenosine receptor A3-like: MKVVKEFCNDISKYYPDTNDFYSWYIVLCIINGILALSAIFGNTIIICALTKTTRALSPSQILLLGLAFSDLGVGLVVQPLYISMIFEMLRSDSSSPDDPECKTKIAFLVVGTFLTGVSFFVVSAISFDRFLAISLHLRYREIVTEKRVSITLTVLWMLSAVAALGYLFMGDVNREAVSSTFAIIFFITTTITFARIYLAVRKHHLKIKSQEKTASENCKELALSKRKLKSAVNILYVYIVFTACYLPYTGTMLIIVTSEHGLFLKGMFQFSLTLAFLNSSLNPILYCWRMREIRRYVLEILEKFLPCLQMDQGTEIPKEKKLSILSSSHFKKDQSTNTRASQVN